One genomic region from Flagellimonas oceani encodes:
- a CDS encoding YicC/YloC family endoribonuclease, translating to MIQSMTGFGKHIVQLPSKKITIELKSLNSKSLDINARLPQIYREKELELRKMIAGALERGKVDFNLYVEITGEETTSEVNQGVVKNYMDQLANIVKGDDIKLLEMALRMPDTLKTDKDDIDDEEYKSIIEAMNEALSKIVEFRNEEGKVLEEDFVERLKKLNGLLEKVNTMDPERLGTVRERLEKAVADLKVELDANRFEQELIYYLEKYDITEEKVRLANHLKYFESTLNSDDSNGKKLGFISQEIGREINTIGSKANYAPMQQLVVQMKDELEKIKEQMLNVL from the coding sequence ATGATTCAATCCATGACAGGCTTTGGGAAGCATATTGTACAGCTTCCTTCCAAAAAGATTACCATAGAGCTCAAATCGCTCAATAGCAAAAGTTTGGACATCAATGCCAGGCTTCCGCAAATTTATCGCGAAAAGGAACTGGAGCTGCGTAAAATGATTGCAGGCGCTTTGGAAAGGGGAAAGGTCGATTTTAATCTTTATGTCGAAATTACCGGCGAGGAGACTACTTCGGAAGTCAATCAAGGCGTTGTCAAGAATTATATGGACCAATTGGCCAATATTGTCAAAGGAGACGATATTAAACTATTGGAGATGGCCCTGCGTATGCCCGATACCTTAAAAACCGATAAGGACGATATTGATGATGAGGAGTACAAGTCCATAATCGAGGCTATGAACGAAGCCCTGTCCAAAATAGTCGAGTTTAGGAATGAAGAAGGAAAAGTCTTGGAGGAAGATTTTGTTGAGCGCCTCAAAAAACTAAATGGGTTATTGGAAAAGGTGAATACCATGGACCCAGAACGATTGGGTACTGTGCGCGAGCGATTGGAAAAAGCGGTTGCCGACCTAAAAGTAGAACTGGATGCCAATAGGTTTGAGCAAGAACTCATCTATTATTTGGAAAAATACGACATTACCGAAGAAAAGGTCCGTTTGGCCAACCACCTAAAATATTTTGAATCGACCTTGAACTCCGACGATTCCAACGGTAAAAAATTGGGCTTTATCTCTCAGGAAATCGGAAGGGAAATCAACACCATAGGATCCAAGGCAAACTATGCACCCATGCAACAATTGGTGGTGCAAATGAAAGACGAGTTGGAAAAAATCAAAGAACAAATGCTGAATGTGTTATGA
- the gmk gene encoding guanylate kinase, translating into MTEGGKLIIFSAPSGSGKTTIVKHLLNQPELNLAFSISATSRPRRGKEKNGVNYYFMSVSQFKRHIKDGDFLEWEEVYRDNFYGTLKSEVERLWAEGKNVIFDIDVSGGLRIKKKFPEKTLAVFVKPPSVDELKIRLKKRSTESDDKINMRIAKASVELATAPQFDKVIKNYDLPVALDEAHKLVADFLGVEIPPKEN; encoded by the coding sequence ATGACGGAAGGCGGTAAACTCATTATTTTCTCTGCACCATCCGGCAGTGGAAAAACAACCATTGTGAAACATTTGTTGAATCAACCCGAACTCAACTTGGCCTTTTCCATTTCGGCCACTTCCCGTCCGCGAAGAGGAAAGGAAAAGAACGGGGTCAACTATTATTTTATGTCCGTTTCCCAATTTAAGAGGCACATTAAGGACGGTGATTTTTTGGAATGGGAAGAGGTATACCGGGACAATTTTTACGGAACCTTAAAAAGCGAAGTGGAGCGTCTTTGGGCAGAAGGAAAAAATGTAATTTTTGATATAGACGTATCCGGTGGGCTCCGAATCAAAAAGAAATTTCCCGAGAAAACATTGGCCGTATTTGTAAAGCCGCCCAGTGTGGACGAATTGAAAATCAGGCTTAAAAAGAGGAGCACCGAAAGTGACGACAAAATCAATATGCGGATAGCAAAGGCCTCTGTGGAGCTTGCTACCGCCCCTCAATTTGATAAGGTCATCAAAAACTACGATTTACCTGTCGCCTTGGACGAAGCCCATAAATTGGTGGCCGATTTTCTCGGTGTCGAGATACCTCCAAAAGAAAACTAG
- a CDS encoding Gfo/Idh/MocA family protein: MPKKIRLGILGGGGDSLIGVLHRVAAFINDNYEIVGAVFNPDHEDSIAFAKEIDIPTNRIYKDFDTLIEEEMKLPEDERIQVCSILTPNFLHFPMAKKLLDNGFHVICEKPMTTTYEEAKILQETLKEVKKVFAVTHTYTGYPMVRQMREMIKDGVIGKVHKVDAQYYQGWMNPIIHDKEKRGTVWRLDPKKAGISSCMGDIGVHAFNMIEYTTGLQVQSLLCDFNYMYDDNVMDMDGTALIRMDKNVKGVIRASQVATGEENNLTIAIYGQKGGLKWEQENPNYLYKLNDPEPLQVYKPGHEYNSKLSLDGTKLPPGHPEGIFDSMANIYLGVARAIRGEEYNDGEFPTMMDGVRGLNFIENTVASHKQGNIWVDMD; encoded by the coding sequence ATGCCTAAAAAGATCAGACTTGGAATCCTTGGGGGGGGAGGCGATTCCCTCATAGGTGTGCTGCACAGGGTAGCAGCATTTATTAACGATAATTATGAGATAGTCGGTGCGGTATTCAACCCAGACCATGAGGACAGTATCGCCTTTGCCAAGGAAATAGATATTCCTACCAATCGTATCTATAAAGATTTTGATACGTTGATAGAAGAAGAAATGAAATTGCCGGAAGATGAACGTATTCAAGTATGTTCCATTCTTACGCCCAACTTCTTGCACTTTCCCATGGCGAAAAAGTTGTTGGACAACGGTTTCCATGTCATTTGTGAAAAACCGATGACGACTACTTATGAAGAAGCCAAAATTCTTCAAGAAACCCTTAAAGAGGTCAAAAAAGTATTTGCCGTGACACACACGTACACAGGTTATCCCATGGTGCGCCAAATGCGCGAGATGATAAAGGACGGTGTCATTGGAAAAGTACACAAAGTTGATGCACAATATTATCAAGGTTGGATGAACCCCATTATCCACGATAAGGAAAAGAGAGGAACCGTATGGAGGCTCGACCCCAAAAAAGCGGGAATCAGTTCCTGTATGGGAGATATCGGTGTACACGCCTTTAACATGATAGAATACACCACTGGTCTCCAGGTGCAATCCTTGCTATGCGATTTCAATTATATGTATGATGACAATGTCATGGATATGGATGGTACCGCCCTTATACGTATGGACAAGAACGTAAAAGGAGTCATTAGGGCCAGTCAAGTTGCTACGGGAGAAGAAAACAATCTGACCATAGCCATTTACGGCCAAAAAGGTGGTTTAAAATGGGAACAGGAAAACCCTAATTACCTCTACAAATTGAACGACCCGGAGCCATTGCAGGTATACAAACCAGGTCACGAATACAATTCCAAACTGTCTTTAGATGGAACCAAGTTGCCCCCGGGACACCCAGAAGGTATTTTTGACTCTATGGCCAACATCTACTTAGGTGTTGCAAGAGCCATCCGCGGGGAAGAATACAACGATGGTGAATTCCCAACCATGATGGACGGTGTACGTGGTCTAAATTTTATAGAGAACACAGTGGCATCCCACAAACAAGGAAATATTTGGGTAGATATGGATTAA
- a CDS encoding 3-keto-disaccharide hydrolase, with protein MKKPLLFIALTAVFACKDKPKENKEEVQEEMTEVVEEKEPEWTTLFDGTSFDGWHMYNGGEVTEPWKLEDGAMVFYPMEERPEGANYNLVTDEEFTDFVLTLDWKIAEGGNSGFFWGVKEGEEYGQPYVTGPEIQVLDDERHPDAKNGEDRLAGSLYDIVPPSEKVVKPAGQWNSVELMINHKTNQGHVILNGTKIVEFPLEGPEWDKLIANSKFADWEDFAAFKTGKIGLQDHGNKVAFRNIMIKEL; from the coding sequence ATGAAAAAACCATTGTTGTTTATAGCTCTTACAGCAGTATTTGCCTGCAAGGACAAACCAAAGGAAAACAAAGAAGAAGTTCAAGAAGAAATGACGGAGGTAGTTGAAGAAAAAGAACCTGAATGGACCACCCTGTTCGACGGGACAAGTTTTGACGGTTGGCACATGTACAATGGGGGAGAGGTAACCGAACCTTGGAAACTGGAAGATGGGGCCATGGTGTTTTACCCAATGGAAGAAAGACCCGAAGGAGCCAACTACAACTTGGTTACCGATGAAGAGTTTACCGATTTTGTACTGACCCTGGATTGGAAGATCGCCGAAGGAGGAAACAGTGGATTCTTTTGGGGCGTAAAGGAAGGGGAGGAATATGGCCAACCCTACGTTACCGGTCCGGAAATTCAAGTTTTGGATGACGAGAGACATCCTGATGCAAAAAATGGCGAAGATCGTTTGGCGGGATCCTTGTACGACATTGTTCCACCATCTGAAAAAGTGGTGAAACCAGCGGGCCAATGGAACTCCGTGGAATTGATGATCAATCACAAGACCAACCAAGGTCATGTAATTTTGAACGGGACCAAAATTGTGGAGTTTCCGTTAGAAGGTCCAGAGTGGGACAAATTGATCGCCAATTCCAAATTTGCCGACTGGGAAGATTTTGCCGCCTTTAAAACGGGGAAAATCGGATTGCAGGACCATGGCAATAAGGTAGCCTTCAGAAATATCATGATTAAAGAACTATAG
- a CDS encoding DUF6503 family protein, producing the protein MKRYCFALLVFGLLSVASGLSQSIPAEEVLKKAIAFHDPNNHWESLKATFKVVMETPNRPERTSVISVDFPKQEFNLNVSQGDDTYSYQIKNSSCEIALNGSKEFTQKEAKELKLDCERGRFMKDYYTYLYGLPMKLNDPGTNLDPKTEKKTFKGKDYIVLKVTYDAEIGKDTWYFYFDPTTYAMEVYQFYHDESKNDGEYIILKGLEKIEGIKMPKTRAWYMNKDDKYLGTDTLYKAAG; encoded by the coding sequence ATGAAAAGATATTGTTTTGCCCTACTGGTTTTTGGTCTGCTATCCGTTGCCTCCGGACTTTCACAATCAATTCCTGCGGAAGAGGTCTTAAAAAAGGCGATTGCCTTTCACGACCCGAACAATCATTGGGAAAGCTTGAAAGCTACGTTTAAAGTGGTAATGGAAACTCCAAACCGTCCAGAAAGAACCAGCGTTATCTCGGTAGATTTTCCAAAACAGGAATTTAATCTGAATGTATCCCAAGGAGATGACACGTATTCCTACCAAATTAAAAACTCATCCTGCGAAATCGCCCTAAACGGGAGCAAGGAATTTACCCAAAAAGAAGCCAAGGAGCTTAAACTGGACTGCGAACGCGGCCGTTTCATGAAAGATTACTACACCTACCTCTACGGCCTGCCCATGAAGCTGAACGACCCAGGAACCAACTTGGACCCAAAAACTGAAAAGAAAACATTCAAAGGCAAAGATTATATTGTTTTAAAGGTCACCTACGATGCCGAAATCGGAAAAGACACTTGGTACTTTTACTTTGACCCAACCACCTACGCCATGGAAGTTTATCAATTCTATCACGATGAAAGTAAAAATGATGGAGAATACATCATATTAAAAGGCCTGGAGAAAATCGAAGGGATAAAAATGCCCAAGACCAGAGCGTGGTACATGAACAAGGACGATAAATATTTGGGAACGGACACCTTGTATAAGGCTGCCGGATAG
- the nadD gene encoding nicotinate (nicotinamide) nucleotide adenylyltransferase, whose protein sequence is MKKVGLFFGTFNPIHIGHLAIANHLVEFSDLDEVWFVITPQSPFKVKQSLLDNNHRYQMVFEAVQDYPKLKPSKIEFDLPQPNYTTNTLAHLDDNYGKDHQFSLIMGEDNLKGFHKWKNYETILEQYSIYVYPRVSEGKVEHQFKGHPKISRVDAPIMEISSTFIRKAHKAGKNIRPLLPNTVWKYMDEMNFYR, encoded by the coding sequence ATGAAAAAGGTAGGGCTCTTTTTTGGGACCTTCAACCCCATACACATTGGCCATTTGGCCATTGCCAACCATTTGGTGGAGTTTTCGGACTTGGATGAGGTTTGGTTCGTAATCACCCCACAAAGTCCGTTCAAGGTGAAGCAATCGCTTCTGGACAACAACCATCGGTATCAAATGGTTTTCGAGGCAGTTCAAGATTATCCCAAGTTAAAGCCCAGCAAAATAGAGTTCGACCTACCGCAGCCCAACTATACGACGAATACACTGGCGCATTTGGACGACAACTATGGCAAAGACCATCAATTTTCGCTTATCATGGGGGAGGATAACTTGAAGGGTTTCCATAAGTGGAAGAACTACGAAACCATATTGGAACAGTATTCCATTTATGTTTATCCTAGGGTTTCAGAGGGCAAAGTGGAGCATCAATTTAAGGGCCATCCAAAAATTAGCCGGGTCGATGCACCGATTATGGAAATTTCCTCCACCTTTATACGAAAGGCCCACAAGGCAGGTAAAAACATCCGTCCTTTGCTGCCAAATACCGTTTGGAAGTATATGGATGAGATGAATTTTTACAGATAG
- a CDS encoding family 16 glycoside hydrolase — protein sequence MMTGFFINAQEVEPTKPEATELYKPVPPKVTPGENGAPPSDAIVLFDGTSLEKWISTADSTAAKWTLNKDGSMTVKDRTGDIQTKQNFGSIQLHIEWKSPAEVQRDGQNRGNSGIFLNGLYEVQVLDNNDNDTYVNGQVASIYKQHTPLAMASVPTGEWNTYDIIYHAPEFEKGQKVKSGTLTVIHNGVLVQDHVEIKGTTPYIGWPKNPPHGKGPLRLQDHGDNSRVSFRNIWVRELN from the coding sequence ATGATGACAGGTTTCTTCATCAATGCTCAGGAAGTAGAGCCCACAAAACCCGAAGCGACCGAATTATATAAACCTGTTCCGCCAAAAGTAACACCCGGTGAGAACGGGGCGCCTCCAAGCGATGCCATTGTATTGTTCGATGGTACCTCGTTGGAGAAATGGATAAGTACCGCGGACAGTACTGCCGCCAAATGGACTTTGAACAAGGACGGTAGCATGACCGTGAAGGATAGAACTGGAGACATCCAGACCAAGCAGAATTTTGGGAGCATTCAGTTGCACATTGAATGGAAATCACCTGCCGAAGTGCAACGAGATGGCCAAAATAGGGGAAATAGCGGAATCTTTCTGAACGGACTCTACGAAGTTCAAGTGTTGGATAACAATGACAACGACACCTATGTAAACGGCCAAGTCGCCTCCATATACAAACAGCATACACCCTTGGCAATGGCCTCTGTGCCCACTGGGGAATGGAATACCTACGACATTATTTATCATGCACCCGAGTTTGAAAAAGGTCAAAAAGTAAAGTCCGGCACCCTGACCGTGATCCATAACGGTGTTCTGGTTCAAGATCATGTGGAGATCAAAGGAACTACCCCATACATCGGTTGGCCCAAAAACCCACCACATGGAAAGGGGCCGCTTAGGCTTCAGGATCATGGGGACAACAGTAGGGTGAGCTTTAGGAATATTTGGGTAAGGGAGTTGAATTAA
- a CDS encoding ASCH domain-containing protein — translation MENASARNLWGDFLDAHLEFASEDAPKVIHFCDNEKDANLCADLVCKETKRATTHSLKGIQLRNEALPKIGDFYVVTDWNGDAKCIIRTTAVKLLPYFSIREEHARLEGEGDKSLDYWKKVHWDYYTRELSKLRTRPTESMIVVFEQFEMLYKK, via the coding sequence ATGGAAAATGCTTCTGCCCGAAATCTTTGGGGCGACTTTTTGGATGCCCATTTGGAGTTTGCTTCTGAAGATGCGCCCAAGGTCATTCATTTTTGTGATAATGAAAAAGATGCCAATTTGTGTGCCGATTTAGTCTGTAAAGAGACCAAAAGGGCCACCACACATTCCCTAAAAGGAATACAGCTCCGCAATGAAGCTCTGCCCAAAATCGGTGATTTTTATGTGGTAACGGATTGGAACGGGGATGCCAAATGCATTATTCGGACCACTGCTGTAAAGTTGCTGCCCTATTTTAGCATTAGGGAAGAGCATGCCCGCTTGGAGGGTGAAGGCGATAAAAGCCTGGATTATTGGAAAAAAGTCCACTGGGATTATTACACGCGGGAACTGTCCAAATTAAGGACCAGACCCACTGAGAGTATGATCGTGGTGTTCGAGCAGTTCGAGATGCTCTATAAAAAATAA
- a CDS encoding sugar phosphate isomerase/epimerase family protein, translating into MKTIKGPAVFLAQFVDSQPPFNTLDGMCKWASDLGYKGIQIPTWESFLIDLDKAAESQDYCDELKGKVNSYGLEITELSTHLQGQLVAVHPAYDIMFDNFAPEALHGKPKERTKWAIETVKKAATASRRLGLDVHATFSGSLLWHTAHPWPQRPAGLVEMGFEELANRWMPILNHFDEQGVDVCYEIHPGEDLHDGDTFERFLEATGNHKRVNILYDPSHFVLQQLDYIAYIDHYHEFIKSFHVKDSEFNPTGKKGAFGGYNDWGDRAGRYRSLGDGQIDFKTIFSKLTQYGCDVWAVMEWECCIKSPEQGAREGAKFIQDHIIEATTKTFDDFAGADIDEQKLKNILGL; encoded by the coding sequence ATGAAGACAATTAAAGGACCGGCCGTATTTCTGGCGCAGTTTGTGGACAGTCAACCTCCGTTCAATACTTTGGATGGTATGTGCAAATGGGCTTCAGATCTTGGATACAAAGGGATCCAGATACCAACTTGGGAATCCTTCCTGATAGATTTGGACAAAGCGGCCGAAAGCCAAGATTACTGTGATGAGCTAAAAGGAAAAGTAAATTCTTATGGTTTGGAGATTACCGAGCTCTCCACGCACTTGCAAGGGCAATTGGTAGCGGTGCATCCTGCCTATGACATTATGTTCGACAATTTTGCTCCAGAAGCGTTGCACGGAAAACCAAAAGAGCGCACCAAATGGGCCATAGAGACCGTTAAAAAAGCTGCTACGGCAAGCCGAAGATTGGGACTGGACGTGCACGCAACATTTTCGGGTTCCCTACTTTGGCATACGGCGCACCCGTGGCCCCAAAGACCTGCCGGATTGGTAGAGATGGGGTTTGAGGAATTGGCCAATAGATGGATGCCCATCCTTAATCATTTTGATGAGCAGGGCGTAGATGTTTGTTATGAGATCCATCCCGGGGAGGACCTTCACGACGGCGATACTTTCGAACGCTTTTTGGAAGCCACAGGGAATCATAAAAGGGTGAATATTTTGTACGACCCAAGTCACTTCGTGCTCCAACAACTGGATTATATAGCCTATATCGACCACTATCATGAGTTTATAAAATCGTTCCACGTGAAGGATTCCGAGTTTAATCCAACAGGAAAAAAAGGAGCCTTTGGCGGTTACAACGATTGGGGGGATAGAGCAGGTAGGTACCGTTCTTTGGGCGATGGACAGATAGACTTCAAGACCATCTTCTCCAAATTGACCCAATACGGATGTGATGTATGGGCCGTGATGGAATGGGAATGCTGTATAAAAAGCCCGGAGCAGGGAGCCCGCGAAGGTGCGAAATTCATCCAAGACCATATTATAGAAGCAACCACAAAAACATTTGATGATTTCGCAGGAGCGGACATTGATGAACAAAAACTTAAAAACATATTAGGATTATGA
- a CDS encoding GMC oxidoreductase, with translation MIENKVYDAIVVGTGISGGWAAKELCENGLNVLVLERGPMVKHIEDYKTMNDDSWDYSLKGELSREDKEKYHKQLRVGWAPKEDVKHFFVNDLEHPYQETKRFDWIRGYQVGGRSLTWGRQSYRWSDIDFEANEKEGIAVDWPVRYKDIAPWYDKVESYIGVSGQALGLKQLPDGIFQPPMELNCVEKELQESLSKKFDDGRLLTIGRAAHITENTTDFMGRGPCQYRSRCWRGCPFGGYFSSNSSTLPAAERTGNLTLRPNSIVHEVVYDQNRNQATGVKIIDAETHEKLEFNSKIVFLCASSMASVGILLQSKSNRFPNGMGNEHDQLGRNIMDHHYQLGASAKVDGHLDKYYKGRRPNGVYIPRFVNLDEKTKRSDFIRGFGYQGGANRGDWSEMVAEMGYGKALKEAILQPGGWEIGLSGFGEMLPYHDNRVTLSKEKKDQWGLPQLDFDVEFKENEYKMREAIKEEGVAMLKAAGFKNISTYDRETGPGLGIHEMGGARMGRDPKTSVLNKHNQLHAVPNVYVTDGAFMTSASCVNPSLTYMAFTARAANHAAEQFKQNKFA, from the coding sequence GTGATTGAAAACAAAGTTTATGATGCCATTGTTGTAGGAACGGGCATAAGTGGCGGTTGGGCCGCCAAGGAATTATGCGAAAACGGACTCAACGTATTGGTGTTGGAACGAGGTCCCATGGTAAAGCATATCGAAGATTATAAGACCATGAACGATGATTCGTGGGATTATAGCTTAAAAGGGGAGCTTTCCCGTGAGGACAAAGAAAAATATCATAAACAACTTAGGGTCGGATGGGCACCCAAAGAAGACGTGAAACACTTTTTTGTGAACGATTTGGAACACCCTTACCAAGAGACCAAACGTTTTGATTGGATCAGGGGCTACCAAGTGGGGGGAAGATCCTTGACCTGGGGTCGGCAGAGCTACAGATGGAGCGATATTGATTTTGAGGCAAACGAGAAGGAAGGCATTGCCGTGGATTGGCCGGTACGCTATAAAGATATTGCCCCATGGTACGACAAGGTTGAATCCTACATAGGCGTTAGCGGCCAGGCTTTGGGACTCAAACAACTGCCCGATGGGATTTTTCAGCCCCCCATGGAACTCAACTGTGTTGAAAAGGAACTCCAGGAGTCGCTGAGCAAAAAGTTTGATGATGGCCGATTGCTCACTATTGGGCGCGCCGCCCATATTACAGAAAACACCACCGATTTTATGGGTCGAGGACCTTGCCAATACCGTAGCCGTTGTTGGAGAGGATGCCCTTTTGGCGGTTATTTCAGCAGCAACTCATCAACATTGCCCGCTGCGGAAAGAACCGGAAACTTGACCTTGAGACCAAATTCGATTGTACACGAAGTGGTCTATGATCAAAATCGGAACCAGGCGACCGGCGTAAAAATCATAGATGCGGAAACGCATGAAAAATTGGAATTCAATAGTAAGATTGTCTTTCTTTGTGCCTCTTCCATGGCATCGGTGGGTATTCTGCTACAATCTAAATCCAACAGGTTTCCCAATGGAATGGGGAACGAGCATGACCAGCTTGGTCGAAACATCATGGACCATCACTACCAACTCGGTGCATCTGCCAAGGTCGATGGACATTTGGATAAATACTACAAGGGTAGAAGACCCAACGGAGTTTATATTCCGAGGTTTGTTAATTTGGACGAGAAAACCAAACGCTCCGATTTCATTCGAGGTTTTGGGTATCAAGGTGGCGCCAACAGGGGCGATTGGTCAGAAATGGTAGCGGAAATGGGATATGGGAAGGCACTTAAGGAGGCTATATTACAACCTGGCGGCTGGGAAATTGGATTAAGCGGCTTTGGAGAAATGCTACCTTACCATGACAATCGCGTAACGTTGAGCAAAGAGAAAAAAGATCAATGGGGACTGCCCCAACTGGATTTTGATGTTGAATTCAAGGAGAACGAATATAAGATGCGGGAGGCCATAAAAGAAGAGGGCGTGGCAATGTTGAAAGCGGCAGGCTTTAAGAACATTTCCACGTACGACAGGGAAACCGGTCCCGGTCTGGGCATTCACGAAATGGGAGGCGCCCGTATGGGCCGCGACCCAAAAACCTCCGTACTCAACAAACATAACCAACTACATGCAGTTCCCAATGTATACGTTACCGATGGTGCCTTTATGACCTCAGCCAGTTGCGTAAACCCATCTTTAACGTATATGGCATTTACGGCAAGGGCTGCCAACCATGCTGCGGAACAGTTCAAACAAAATAAATTTGCTTAA